One genomic segment of Criblamydia sequanensis CRIB-18 includes these proteins:
- the rpsP gene encoding 30S ribosomal protein S16 has product MGLKIRLRKQGRTNRETYRLVVTDTRTKRDGKYVEALGWYDPLASKEEMTLSLKADRVAHWLEHGAELSERAQSLVFKVAPEIIRTHTERTLAHKAKMAAKRKARNKASKQAA; this is encoded by the coding sequence ATGGGGTTAAAAATTAGACTAAGAAAACAAGGCCGTACCAATCGTGAGACTTATAGACTTGTTGTCACAGATACTCGCACGAAGCGTGACGGAAAATACGTTGAAGCTCTTGGATGGTATGATCCTTTAGCTTCTAAAGAAGAAATGACGCTTTCATTGAAAGCGGATAGAGTTGCCCATTGGTTGGAACATGGCGCAGAGCTTTCAGAAAGAGCGCAATCTTTAGTTTTTAAAGTGGCTCCTGAAATTATCCGTACTCACACTGAAAGAACTTTGGCGCATAAAGCCAAAATGGCCGCTAAAAGAAAGGCTAGAAATAAAGCTTCAAAGCAAGCTGCGTAG
- the prfA gene encoding peptide chain release factor 1: protein MEKRIAKLLKRFDEVEVALGDPGVLQNKTRYKELAQEHSYLLDVKTAYETLEKSKKELEENKELLSLEKDPEFRAVLEEEINRVTLAIPDLDTQLNNLLVPPDPNDSKNTIMELRAGTGGDEASLFVADCVRMYKMYADKMGWRYELLSCTPSEIGGFKEYAMVLSGPNVYRFLRYEGGTHRVQRIPLTEAQGRVHTSAITIAILIEPDEETDVHVDERDLRVDTFRSSGAGGQHVNTTDSAVRLTHLPTGIVVECQQERSQHKNKEKALRLLKAKIVEVEREKKHQEMAQNRASQVGSGDRSERIRTYNFPQNRITDHRINLTKFNLDLVMEGALDDFCQGLVSHFYQEKLQGEES, encoded by the coding sequence ATGGAAAAGCGTATTGCCAAGTTGCTTAAGCGATTTGATGAAGTGGAAGTGGCTTTGGGGGACCCTGGAGTTCTTCAGAATAAGACGCGGTACAAAGAATTGGCTCAGGAGCACTCTTACCTTTTAGATGTTAAGACAGCCTATGAAACCCTTGAAAAGTCAAAAAAAGAATTAGAGGAAAATAAAGAGCTTCTTTCTTTGGAAAAAGACCCTGAATTCAGGGCGGTTTTGGAAGAAGAAATCAATCGAGTCACTCTTGCCATTCCGGATCTTGATACGCAGCTTAACAATTTACTTGTTCCACCGGACCCGAATGACAGTAAAAACACCATCATGGAGCTTCGTGCGGGTACAGGAGGGGATGAGGCGTCTCTTTTTGTTGCCGATTGCGTTCGCATGTATAAAATGTATGCGGATAAGATGGGTTGGCGTTATGAGCTTTTATCCTGCACACCTTCTGAGATCGGAGGATTTAAAGAATACGCTATGGTTCTCTCGGGTCCGAATGTGTATAGATTTCTTAGATATGAAGGCGGCACTCATCGGGTGCAGCGCATTCCATTGACGGAAGCGCAAGGGCGAGTCCATACCTCTGCCATTACGATTGCCATTCTGATTGAACCGGATGAAGAAACAGATGTTCATGTCGATGAAAGGGATTTGCGGGTCGATACTTTCAGATCTTCAGGAGCAGGAGGCCAGCATGTTAATACAACCGATAGCGCCGTTCGTTTAACCCACTTGCCGACAGGCATTGTGGTCGAGTGCCAGCAAGAAAGAAGCCAGCATAAAAACAAAGAGAAAGCGCTTCGCTTGCTTAAAGCAAAAATTGTTGAAGTGGAACGTGAAAAAAAGCATCAGGAAATGGCTCAAAATAGGGCAAGTCAAGTAGGCTCAGGCGATCGCTCGGAAAGGATTCGAACCTATAACTTCCCTCAAAACCGAATTACGGATCATAGAATTAATTTAACGAAATTTAACCTTGACCTTGTTATGGAAGGGGCGCTTGACGATTTCTGCCAAGGTCTTGTCTCGCACTTCTATCAGGAAAAGCTGCAAGGTGAAGAAAGTTAA
- a CDS encoding F-box protein: MNNPVNLSTPALQNMPAELQVHIFKKLSEVDLSIMGLTCNQFNSFLENFIWENKLPKASQTQTQNLSKKTQVLNYYQSYCQYFASKYPALKEQALPTVFEQKNRTDEFLKNIFNSQIKKNHQRAIKLVSNLIDEKPELINLVANVLSDVHSPEIDTLKSYIILKSVRNCPHQSLNLIKKMNLIIKEFTPDCKMNLLTEAVRYAPSLLEFFIQQEAKPDWTALTTAAKYNPSLIPSLLKAGAVPNIWVLIAIAQHSEEYIEIISNLLLAQGVDSNLIEETLTSATA; this comes from the coding sequence ATGAATAATCCGGTTAATCTCTCTACTCCTGCGCTTCAGAATATGCCAGCTGAGCTACAAGTTCACATTTTTAAAAAGCTAAGCGAGGTTGATTTATCTATTATGGGGCTTACTTGTAACCAATTTAATAGTTTTTTAGAGAATTTTATTTGGGAAAACAAGTTACCTAAAGCCTCTCAAACCCAAACTCAAAATTTATCGAAGAAGACACAAGTTTTGAATTACTATCAAAGTTACTGTCAATATTTTGCTTCAAAATATCCAGCTCTAAAAGAACAAGCGTTACCTACTGTTTTCGAACAAAAAAACCGAACTGATGAGTTTCTTAAGAACATTTTTAACAGCCAAATTAAAAAAAATCACCAACGAGCGATTAAACTAGTTAGTAACTTGATAGATGAGAAGCCGGAGCTTATAAATTTGGTTGCGAATGTCCTATCTGATGTTCATTCCCCCGAAATTGATACTTTAAAATCTTATATAATTCTTAAGTCTGTAAGAAATTGCCCACATCAATCTTTGAATCTTATTAAGAAAATGAATCTTATTATTAAAGAATTTACACCGGATTGTAAAATGAATTTATTGACAGAAGCAGTCCGGTATGCTCCTTCTTTACTAGAGTTTTTTATTCAGCAAGAAGCTAAGCCTGACTGGACGGCGCTCACTACTGCTGCCAAATATAACCCCTCTTTAATTCCAAGCTTACTTAAAGCCGGAGCTGTTCCCAATATATGGGTATTAATAGCTATAGCTCAGCATTCGGAAGAATATATAGAAATCATTTCAAACCTCTTATTAGCTCAAGGCGTCGATTCAAACCTTATCGAAGAGACCCTTACATCAGCCACCGCTTAA
- a CDS encoding F-box protein, with protein MNSIHEASPLQSLPLELQVAICSYLKDIDLAIMELTCKHFKELLKDDLFWKENTPLSAQLYPTLSAKDSLLKNYRDYCNYFSEIFPELKEGPSLNAFQKKKQTDEVLKKSFKDRSHTETATLFLNIFYHKKELINFVVDVFSDFNPH; from the coding sequence ATGAATAGCATACATGAAGCTTCACCTCTTCAAAGCTTACCGCTAGAATTACAAGTGGCCATTTGTTCGTACCTTAAGGACATAGACCTTGCAATCATGGAGTTAACTTGCAAACACTTTAAAGAGCTTTTAAAAGACGACCTATTTTGGAAAGAGAACACCCCGCTCAGCGCTCAATTGTACCCGACTCTCTCTGCTAAGGATAGCTTATTGAAAAACTATCGCGACTATTGCAATTATTTTTCTGAAATATTTCCTGAGCTAAAAGAAGGGCCCTCTCTTAATGCATTCCAGAAGAAAAAGCAAACCGATGAGGTTCTAAAAAAGTCTTTTAAAGATAGATCTCACACAGAGACAGCTACTCTATTCCTAAATATTTTTTACCATAAAAAAGAACTCATAAACTTTGTTGTGGATGTTTTCTCGGATTTTAATCCTCATTAG
- a CDS encoding F-box protein, translated as MNNLSHISHLQSLPIEVQTGICSKLKKRDLAILGATSKHFNGLLEDDLFWKSDKVMPSFQPGSSKKDRLLQTYRAYCQFFSSHYPELKKEASSNIFEQKKRTDEFLSNLIQEVDFREFMGNIILEKPEIMNVVDDLVLNLPPSALANILSNSIKNSPQTRTPRTPLNIIAELKIDFKNWPGPLHDKIMQAAEQYNPNLIFDLYDRGLEPGRL; from the coding sequence ATGAATAATTTATCTCATATTTCGCACCTGCAATCCCTGCCGATAGAAGTGCAAACAGGAATTTGTTCCAAGCTCAAAAAAAGAGACCTCGCCATTCTTGGAGCAACTTCCAAACATTTTAACGGGCTTTTGGAGGACGATTTATTTTGGAAAAGCGATAAAGTTATGCCTTCTTTCCAACCCGGATCCTCTAAAAAAGACCGACTTCTTCAAACTTACCGCGCCTATTGTCAATTTTTTAGTTCCCATTACCCTGAGCTTAAAAAAGAGGCTTCATCTAATATTTTCGAACAAAAGAAGCGAACAGATGAATTCCTTTCTAATCTTATTCAAGAGGTTGATTTCCGAGAATTCATGGGTAATATCATTTTAGAAAAGCCGGAAATTATGAATGTTGTTGACGACCTTGTTTTAAATTTACCCCCCTCTGCTTTAGCAAATATCCTCTCAAACTCAATTAAGAACTCCCCTCAAACAAGAACCCCCCGAACCCCCCTGAATATTATAGCGGAATTAAAAATAGATTTTAAAAATTGGCCAGGACCTCTTCACGATAAAATTATGCAGGCAGCTGAACAATATAACCCAAATTTAATATTTGATCTCTATGACAGAGGGTTAGAGCCGGGTCGTCTGTAA
- the trmD gene encoding tRNA (guanosine(37)-N1)-methyltransferase TrmD, translating to MTDSPSCLRIDILSLFPGYFKGPFDESIIARARKAKLIDLHLTDIRKFADNKHNRVDARPYGGGPGMVLMPGPVVDAVKSVETPESRVIYLSPQGKPFNAETARRLAQEKHLIFLAGHYEGIDERALEMTVDEEISIGDYVLTNGCLAAIVVIDALIRFIPEVLGHGEAANEDSFEKGLLDYPHYTRPEEFRGMKVPEVLLNGNHKNISAWRDEQALKKTKSARPDLYERFIKGKDTRKANGQESL from the coding sequence ATGACGGATAGCCCTTCTTGCCTTCGCATTGATATTTTATCGTTATTTCCCGGATATTTTAAGGGGCCTTTTGATGAAAGTATAATAGCAAGGGCAAGAAAGGCTAAGCTTATTGATTTGCATTTAACGGATATCCGCAAGTTTGCAGATAATAAGCATAATCGTGTGGATGCAAGGCCTTATGGAGGGGGTCCTGGAATGGTTTTAATGCCAGGTCCAGTTGTCGATGCCGTAAAAAGTGTTGAGACCCCTGAATCTAGAGTGATTTACTTAAGTCCTCAAGGAAAGCCCTTTAATGCGGAGACTGCAAGGCGCTTGGCCCAGGAAAAACATTTGATTTTTTTGGCCGGCCATTATGAAGGGATTGACGAACGTGCGTTAGAAATGACAGTCGATGAGGAAATCAGCATCGGAGATTATGTTCTGACAAATGGTTGCTTAGCCGCAATTGTTGTCATCGATGCACTGATACGGTTTATTCCTGAAGTGCTAGGACATGGGGAAGCCGCTAATGAGGACTCTTTTGAAAAAGGTCTTTTAGACTATCCACACTACACTCGTCCTGAAGAGTTTAGGGGGATGAAGGTCCCGGAAGTGCTGCTTAATGGGAATCATAAGAATATTTCAGCCTGGAGAGATGAACAGGCTTTAAAAAAAACAAAGAGTGCAAGGCCCGATCTTTACGAACGATTTATCAAGGGCAAAGACACTCGTAAAGCTAACGGACAAGAGAGCTTATAA
- the prmC gene encoding peptide chain release factor N(5)-glutamine methyltransferase: MMKSLLEILKAAQQYLLDKKISFSKREAELLLAHVLSLQRMDLYLQYDRPLTKEEVDEYRRLIKRRGNNEPIAYIIGSVPFFGALIEVSKNVLIPRQETELLVDLIANRLSKVDLSNKVLIDVCTGSGCIAVSLKKRFPSLRVIGIDLSKDALETARKNALLNQVEVEFLEGDGLNPFVQKADFFVSNPPYVKEEEYEGLEDEVRLFEPKMALVSGHSGIEFYERFEKELPPKLNPGAKIFFEIGCLQGDLVAKVFSNRPVWRNLQIEKDYEDKDRFISLEFV, from the coding sequence ATGATGAAAAGCTTGCTTGAGATTTTAAAAGCTGCGCAGCAGTACTTGCTTGATAAGAAGATTTCTTTTTCAAAGAGGGAAGCTGAACTTTTGCTTGCCCATGTCCTTTCCCTGCAGCGCATGGATTTATACCTCCAATATGATCGGCCGTTAACTAAAGAAGAAGTGGACGAGTACCGAAGGCTTATAAAACGCCGCGGAAATAATGAACCTATAGCTTACATTATAGGTTCAGTCCCTTTTTTTGGGGCTCTGATTGAAGTTTCAAAAAATGTTTTGATTCCAAGGCAGGAAACGGAACTCCTGGTCGATCTCATAGCAAACAGGCTTTCCAAAGTAGACTTGTCTAATAAAGTTTTAATTGATGTTTGCACCGGCAGCGGCTGCATCGCCGTCTCTTTAAAAAAACGCTTCCCGTCTCTTCGGGTGATCGGGATTGATTTATCAAAAGATGCGCTTGAGACCGCTCGAAAAAATGCTCTTTTAAATCAAGTAGAGGTTGAGTTTTTGGAAGGAGACGGCCTTAATCCTTTCGTTCAAAAAGCGGATTTTTTTGTCTCAAATCCCCCTTACGTTAAAGAAGAAGAATATGAAGGTTTGGAAGATGAAGTTCGGTTATTTGAGCCAAAAATGGCGTTAGTTAGCGGGCATTCGGGGATTGAGTTCTATGAACGATTTGAAAAAGAGCTTCCTCCGAAGCTAAATCCCGGAGCAAAAATTTTTTTTGAAATCGGGTGTTTGCAAGGGGATTTAGTAGCAAAAGTTTTTTCAAATCGTCCTGTTTGGCGGAATTTGCAAATTGAAAAAGACTATGAAGACAAAGACCGTTTCATTTCCCTTGAATTTGTTTGA
- a CDS encoding glycine--tRNA ligase, producing the protein MITFQELIQRLNNFWIKKGVAIQQGYDLEVGAGTFNPATFLRCLGPEPYSAAYVEPSRRPTDGRYGTNPNRVQHYFQYQVMMKPSPQNLQELYLQSLEAIGFDLKEHDIRFVHDDWESPTLGASGLGWEVWMDGMEVTQFTYFQNCGGLSLKPVTGEITYGLERLALYIQKVDSIFDIKWNDTLTYGDIYFRNEVEWTTYNFEASSNEMWFKHFEDYEKESKNCLKHGLVIPAYDFVMKASHAFNMLDARGVISVTERTGYIARVRSLACEVAKAYVKSREEQGFPLIKNGVEPPIERTTFQDLDDELIEAKPTKKEDFLLEIGSEELPASFVTTGCINLERLIRNLLTKESIPFDEIEMYGTPRRITAVVKGLAMAKPSQEEERRGPAVEVAFNEKGQLTPAGLGFFRSIKKEPAHLSDIKEGKEKDLSIREQSGKDYLFANLKTEGRSTALILFEHLPDLILNVDFPKKMRWSDLDIAYARPLRWIVALFGKHVIPFQIGNITASRNSFGHSQLCPWDFALLKAQDYFHLLKNHKVIPDITERKSVIEKKLDELEKSHTCQILAREKVLEEVANLTEWPELIVGSFDANFLKVPKEVLISEMVEHQKYFPMEKPDGTLKNQFVITANTKPSPKIKEGNERALSPRLADGLALYDLDVKVSLDSFIEKLKSITFQKDLGTVYDKTERLIKHGKLLQKLLKISTPEKIERAATLSKCDIPSKMIYEFPELQGYMGRYYALAHKEDPEVADSIEEHWRPRGEGGELPKTETGILLSLAEKFDNLVGFSLIGIKATSSSDPYALRRQAFGIIKIIIDNQFNLPLKTVLEGIMKHFPQSIYKGKEESLKELEEFFVARVKTVFLDYDVSKDEVEASLSGGIDDIFDTFCKVKALHSFRAQEDKFTKLYEVYRRAKGQIGKENFQNFSESLLVEHAEKELHHHLALSEKPFTEALERHAYDQAYLLISDIQPHLAKLFDEVKILSDDSKIRANRIALLKRVFDRFFLLLDFGKIRVE; encoded by the coding sequence ATGATCACTTTTCAAGAACTTATCCAGCGCCTTAATAATTTTTGGATTAAAAAAGGTGTCGCCATCCAGCAAGGCTATGACCTTGAAGTGGGTGCCGGAACTTTTAACCCGGCCACTTTTTTACGCTGTCTTGGGCCGGAACCTTATTCAGCAGCTTATGTTGAACCTTCAAGAAGACCAACAGACGGCCGCTACGGCACAAATCCAAACCGTGTGCAGCACTATTTTCAATATCAGGTCATGATGAAGCCCTCTCCGCAAAATTTGCAAGAGCTCTACTTGCAATCTCTTGAAGCTATCGGGTTTGATCTAAAAGAACATGACATACGTTTTGTTCATGATGACTGGGAATCCCCCACCCTTGGCGCTTCAGGTCTTGGCTGGGAAGTTTGGATGGACGGGATGGAGGTAACTCAATTCACCTATTTTCAAAACTGCGGCGGCTTATCTTTAAAGCCTGTAACAGGTGAGATCACTTATGGTCTTGAAAGACTTGCCCTCTATATTCAAAAAGTCGACAGCATCTTCGATATCAAGTGGAATGACACTTTAACCTACGGCGATATCTATTTTCGCAATGAAGTCGAATGGACAACTTATAACTTTGAAGCCTCCTCGAATGAGATGTGGTTTAAACATTTTGAAGATTATGAAAAAGAGAGTAAGAATTGTTTAAAACACGGCCTTGTTATCCCAGCTTATGATTTCGTTATGAAAGCCTCGCATGCCTTTAATATGTTGGATGCAAGAGGAGTGATTTCAGTCACCGAACGGACAGGCTATATAGCAAGAGTTCGCTCTCTTGCTTGCGAAGTTGCGAAAGCTTATGTAAAAAGCCGGGAAGAGCAAGGGTTCCCCCTTATTAAAAATGGAGTCGAACCCCCTATAGAGAGAACCACTTTTCAAGACTTGGATGATGAATTAATTGAGGCTAAGCCCACTAAAAAAGAAGATTTTCTTCTTGAAATAGGCTCTGAAGAGCTGCCTGCTTCTTTTGTAACAACAGGCTGCATCAATTTAGAGCGATTAATAAGAAATCTCTTAACAAAAGAATCGATTCCTTTTGATGAAATCGAGATGTATGGAACTCCAAGAAGAATTACAGCTGTTGTGAAAGGCCTTGCTATGGCAAAGCCTTCTCAGGAAGAGGAAAGGCGCGGGCCGGCAGTTGAGGTAGCTTTTAACGAAAAGGGTCAGTTAACTCCCGCAGGGCTTGGTTTTTTCCGCTCAATCAAAAAGGAACCTGCCCATCTTTCTGACATTAAAGAGGGCAAGGAGAAAGATCTTTCAATTAGAGAACAAAGCGGCAAGGATTATCTTTTTGCCAACCTTAAAACCGAGGGAAGATCTACCGCTCTCATCCTTTTTGAGCATCTGCCCGACCTTATTTTAAATGTTGACTTCCCGAAGAAAATGCGCTGGTCGGATCTAGACATTGCCTACGCAAGGCCTCTTCGCTGGATAGTCGCTCTATTCGGCAAGCACGTGATCCCCTTTCAAATCGGCAATATTACAGCTTCAAGAAACTCTTTTGGACATAGCCAGCTTTGCCCTTGGGACTTTGCCCTTCTAAAAGCCCAAGATTATTTCCATCTGCTCAAGAATCATAAAGTAATTCCGGACATAACTGAAAGAAAGAGTGTGATCGAGAAAAAATTAGACGAGTTAGAGAAGTCTCATACCTGTCAAATCCTAGCCCGTGAAAAAGTCTTGGAGGAAGTGGCAAATCTGACAGAATGGCCTGAGCTTATTGTTGGAAGCTTTGATGCTAACTTTCTCAAAGTTCCGAAAGAAGTTCTTATTTCAGAAATGGTGGAGCATCAAAAGTACTTTCCGATGGAAAAACCTGATGGCACTTTAAAAAATCAATTCGTCATTACGGCGAACACAAAACCTTCCCCAAAAATTAAGGAAGGGAATGAAAGGGCCTTATCTCCAAGATTGGCGGACGGCCTTGCCCTTTATGACCTTGATGTCAAAGTTTCTTTAGACTCTTTTATTGAAAAGCTTAAGAGCATTACTTTCCAAAAAGACCTAGGGACAGTTTACGACAAAACCGAAAGGCTCATTAAGCATGGGAAACTTTTACAAAAATTACTTAAAATCAGCACTCCTGAAAAAATAGAGAGAGCCGCTACCCTTTCTAAATGCGATATCCCATCAAAAATGATTTATGAATTTCCTGAGCTGCAAGGGTACATGGGACGCTATTATGCTCTCGCCCATAAAGAAGATCCGGAAGTTGCTGACAGCATTGAAGAGCACTGGCGTCCAAGAGGCGAAGGCGGGGAGCTTCCCAAGACTGAAACAGGTATTCTTTTAAGCCTTGCTGAAAAGTTTGACAATTTGGTTGGTTTCTCTCTGATAGGCATAAAAGCCACCTCATCAAGCGACCCGTATGCCCTTAGAAGACAAGCCTTCGGCATCATCAAAATCATTATCGACAATCAATTTAATCTACCTCTGAAAACTGTTTTAGAAGGGATCATGAAACATTTTCCTCAATCGATTTACAAAGGAAAGGAAGAAAGTTTAAAAGAGCTTGAAGAGTTTTTTGTGGCTCGTGTTAAGACTGTTTTTCTCGATTATGATGTAAGTAAAGATGAAGTGGAAGCTTCCCTATCGGGCGGTATCGATGACATTTTTGACACATTTTGCAAGGTAAAGGCTCTCCACTCCTTTAGGGCGCAAGAAGATAAGTTTACCAAGCTCTATGAAGTTTATAGAAGAGCTAAAGGACAGATTGGAAAAGAAAACTTCCAAAATTTCTCTGAGTCCCTGCTTGTAGAACATGCGGAGAAAGAGCTCCACCACCACTTGGCGCTCTCTGAAAAACCTTTCACGGAGGCTCTTGAAAGGCATGCTTATGACCAAGCTTATCTTCTAATTTCAGATATTCAGCCGCACCTTGCCAAACTATTTGATGAAGTTAAGATTCTTTCGGATGACTCAAAAATTAGAGCAAATCGAATTGCCCTTCTAAAAAGAGTCTTTGATCGATTCTTCCTTCTTCTAGACTTCGGTAAAATTCGGGTCGAATAA
- the rplS gene encoding 50S ribosomal protein L19 — MTKQAIIQKLEEGRLKKNLPEFKVGDSLRVHTRIIEGDKERVQVFTGTVIARKGTGLSETFSLHRVAFGEGMERVFLLHSPRIAKLEVIKRGDVRRGKLYYLRGTHGKKSKVKALHGFDQETPAGAKVEASQKEIEA; from the coding sequence ATGACAAAGCAAGCTATTATTCAAAAGCTTGAAGAGGGAAGGTTGAAGAAAAATCTCCCGGAATTTAAAGTGGGCGATTCTCTTCGAGTACACACAAGAATTATTGAAGGTGATAAAGAGCGTGTCCAGGTTTTTACAGGAACTGTAATTGCAAGAAAAGGCACAGGACTTTCTGAGACTTTTTCTCTTCATAGAGTCGCTTTTGGCGAAGGTATGGAAAGAGTGTTTCTCCTGCATAGCCCAAGAATTGCTAAACTTGAAGTGATTAAGCGTGGTGATGTTAGACGAGGAAAACTCTACTACCTACGCGGTACTCATGGAAAAAAATCTAAAGTAAAAGCGCTCCATGGCTTTGATCAAGAAACTCCTGCTGGAGCAAAAGTAGAAGCTTCTCAAAAAGAGATCGAAGCGTAA
- a CDS encoding type B 50S ribosomal protein L31 — protein sequence MKKNTHPKYREVLFVDSATGHRFVCGSSLESTETEKFEGKEYPVCRVSISSASHPFFTGSRQLVDAEGRVDKFMKRYASKPAPQKKEEGEEEGEEKEESSKKKPTKPAKPAPKKKK from the coding sequence ATGAAAAAAAATACTCATCCTAAATACCGCGAAGTCCTTTTTGTCGACTCCGCTACCGGTCATCGCTTTGTTTGCGGCTCCTCCCTTGAATCAACTGAAACAGAAAAGTTTGAAGGAAAAGAATACCCTGTTTGCCGCGTTTCCATTTCCTCGGCTTCTCACCCATTCTTTACAGGAAGCCGTCAGTTAGTGGATGCTGAAGGCCGAGTGGACAAATTTATGAAGCGCTACGCTTCCAAGCCTGCTCCTCAGAAAAAAGAAGAAGGTGAAGAAGAAGGTGAAGAAAAAGAAGAAAGCTCAAAGAAAAAACCGACAAAACCCGCAAAACCGGCTCCTAAAAAGAAAAAATAA
- the ffh gene encoding signal recognition particle protein, whose amino-acid sequence MLGFLSEKMQGLVQKLSLTRKLTEDNIQEAVREVRLALLEADVSYSVVKTLIQRVKEKAVGDQVLKSVTPGQQFIKVVHDELQALMGGGEAKLNLDNKPSVVMLCGLQGSGKTTAAAKLAHYLKRLGLAKKPLIAACDLQRPAAVLQVKTLGEKAGVDVFALENSQKPLDVALGAYDKAKQDQHDVLIIDTAGRIHLDDELMAELNGLKKALKPDEVLFVANATLGQEAVSIAAEFDKQVEMTGSILTMLDGSTRGGAAISIREVTGKPLKFEGIGEKIEDLQVFNPTSMADRILGMGDTINLVKKAQEHIGEEEAKSLEHKIRTATFTYEDYLKQIQMVKKMGSLKSLLGMIPGMASFKGLDIDDKEFFKIEAIIYSMTLEERSGKDELSFSRRKRVARGSGTALDDVNRLEKSFKQARKFFKNMPSLKQMQKMMGGSLWG is encoded by the coding sequence ATGCTTGGCTTTTTAAGTGAAAAAATGCAAGGACTAGTCCAAAAACTGTCCCTTACACGCAAACTTACTGAAGATAATATTCAAGAAGCGGTACGCGAAGTAAGACTTGCTCTTTTAGAAGCCGATGTGAGTTATAGCGTTGTTAAGACCCTGATTCAGAGGGTGAAAGAAAAAGCCGTCGGAGATCAGGTGCTTAAATCTGTGACCCCCGGACAGCAGTTCATTAAGGTGGTTCATGATGAATTGCAAGCCTTAATGGGCGGCGGTGAAGCTAAGTTGAATTTAGACAATAAGCCTTCTGTTGTTATGCTTTGCGGTTTGCAAGGCTCGGGTAAAACAACAGCTGCTGCAAAGCTTGCTCACTATCTTAAGCGATTAGGCCTCGCCAAGAAGCCTTTAATCGCAGCTTGCGATTTGCAAAGGCCGGCTGCTGTTTTACAAGTGAAAACTCTTGGCGAGAAAGCAGGCGTTGATGTTTTTGCTCTTGAAAATAGTCAAAAGCCATTAGATGTGGCTCTTGGAGCTTATGACAAGGCAAAACAAGATCAGCACGATGTGTTGATTATTGATACGGCAGGGCGTATTCATCTTGATGATGAGTTAATGGCTGAGCTTAATGGCTTGAAAAAAGCTTTAAAGCCGGACGAGGTTCTTTTTGTTGCGAATGCTACCCTCGGGCAAGAAGCCGTTTCAATTGCTGCTGAATTTGACAAGCAAGTTGAGATGACAGGTTCTATCTTAACCATGCTTGACGGCAGTACAAGAGGGGGAGCTGCGATCTCCATTAGAGAGGTGACCGGCAAGCCCTTAAAGTTTGAAGGAATCGGAGAGAAAATAGAAGATCTCCAGGTATTTAACCCGACCTCGATGGCTGATCGAATTTTGGGAATGGGCGATACCATAAATTTAGTAAAGAAAGCTCAAGAGCATATTGGCGAAGAAGAAGCCAAGTCCCTGGAGCACAAAATCCGAACAGCCACTTTCACCTACGAGGATTATTTAAAGCAAATCCAAATGGTGAAAAAGATGGGATCCCTGAAAAGTCTTTTGGGCATGATTCCTGGAATGGCTAGCTTTAAAGGTCTTGACATTGATGATAAGGAATTTTTCAAAATTGAAGCCATCATCTATTCAATGACTCTAGAAGAAAGGTCGGGTAAAGATGAATTATCGTTTTCTCGTAGAAAGCGCGTAGCAAGAGGAAGCGGAACCGCATTGGATGATGTCAATCGATTAGAAAAATCATTCAAACAAGCGCGAAAATTTTTTAAAAATATGCCTAGTCTGAAACAGATGCAAAAGATGATGGGAGGATCCCTATGGGGTTAA